The Anabrus simplex isolate iqAnaSimp1 chromosome 1, ASM4041472v1, whole genome shotgun sequence genome window below encodes:
- the LOC136858161 gene encoding FMRFamide receptor, with protein sequence MDNSTYVNHTSCSWSITLGGIELFEFVTNGVLLNVIGIFGILGNIISMIILSRPQMKSSINYLLIWLARCDTVLIITSILLFGLPAIYTYTGAMFTYFFKVYPHLVPAVFPVALIAQTVSVYLTLTVTLERFVAVCHPLQARSLCTYGRARLYVVLIIVFSTLYNLPRFWEVRRELEYSEEYNTTVYIVVPTELRNNHTYISVYIHWLYLVFLYFLPFSCLAVLNTAIYRQVRKANKERQRLSRLQKKEIGLATMLFCVVIVFFLCNILALVNNVVEAFYCISIDQLVKTSNLLITINSSVNFIIYVIFGEKFKRLFLKLFCSHKLWQAVAGGRESPDGATHDDSLVSNSEGRTYSLRSTSHFHRTGTTIVRNGSSFSSASSSTLRRSTRVPRAPSPGPCVYYPARGVLAGTPTEWDSNHSTATLLNKL encoded by the exons ATGGACAATTCCACATATGTAAACCACACCTCGTGTTCATGGTCTATTACTTTGGGGGGAATAGAACTATTTGAGTTCGTAACCAACGGAGTGTTATTAAATGTCATTGGTATATTTGGTATCCTAGGTAATATAATTTCAATGATTATTCTTTCAAGACCACAAATGAAATCTTCTATCAATTATTTATTGATATGGTTAGCTAGATGTGATACAGTGTTAATAATCACATCTATTCTCCTGTTCGGCTTGCCAGCCATTTACACGTACACAGGAGCGATGTTCACTTATTTCTTCAAAGTTTACCCCCACCTAGTTCCTGCAGTGTTCCCCGTGGCGCTAATAGCGCAGACAGTGTCGGTGTATCTGACTCTTACAGTGACGTTAGAGCGCTTTGTTGCCGTGTGCCATCCCTTGCAAGCCCGTTCACTGTGTACGTACGGTAGAGCTAGACTCTATGTAGTTCTCATCATCGTGTTCTCCACGCTGTACAACCTGCCACGCTTCTGGGAGGTACGACGGGAACTTGAATACAGTGAAGAGTACAACACCACGGTGTACATCGTTGTTCCCACAGAACTCCGTAACAACCACACCTACATCTCCGTGTACATCCACTGGCTGTACCTCGTGTTCCTCTACTTCCTACCATTCAGCTGCCTCGCCGTGCTCAACACTGCCATCTACCGCCAG GTACGCAAAGCTAATAAAGAACGGCAGCGCTTGTCGAGGCTCCAGAAGAAGGAGATTGGCCTGGCAACAATGTTGTTCTGCGTAGTCATCGTCTTCTTTCTGTGCAACATCTTAGCGCTGGTGAACAACGTCGTCGAAGCATTTTACTGTATAAGTATTGACCAACTGGTGAAGACCAGCAACCTCCTTATTACTATAAACTCTTCTGTCAACTTTATCATCTACGTTATCTTCGGAGAGAAGTTCAAACGTTTGTTCTTAAAGCTGTTCTGTTCCCACAAGCTATGGCAGGCGGTCGCCGGAGGAAGAGAATCGCCAGATGGAGCCACTCACGACGACAGTCTTGTTTCAAACAGTGAAGGAAGGACGTATTCTTTGCGCAGTACGAGTCATTTTCATAGAACTGGTACCACTATCGTGCGTAATGGTAGTTCGTTTTCGTCCGCCAGTAGTAGCACTCTTCGACGAAGTACGAGAGTGCCACGCGCTCCATCTCCTGGCCCTTGTGTGTACTACCCTGCTAGAGGCGTGTTGGCTGGCACGCCGACAGAGTGGGACAGCAACCATTCCACGGCCACCTTGCTGAATAAATTATAG